A genomic stretch from Bradyrhizobium sp. 195 includes:
- a CDS encoding hydrolase, translating into MKLSRRTILLGTGSLPFAVASLRTGAWAQAAPSAAPGAEVPPILFVHGNGDYDALWMTTMWRMESNGITRDRMAAINFTDPLARSDDKVEQANRSSTEDQRRELTAAIVELKRRTGASRVALVGSSRGGNAIRNVIKNGGAGDVSHAVLCGTPNHGLFATDDQPNNEFNGRGPFLRGLNEGESEVTPGVAFLTLRSDGMDKYAQADGRFIGKPGTPTGVTNEGPELKGATNLVLGALDHREVAFHPRAFREIYKFIAGREPARIAISPEPSVRLSGLVTGTPGGVSTNRPVAGATVDIFRVDPDTGERKGSALHSATTGADGRWGPAQVDQSWPLEFVLTSPGAPITHIYRSPFPRSSDVVHLRAARPLGPADKDAGAVVIMSRPRGYFGLPRDVVLFDGKEPADVKPGVPTDSAATLRLPASEVGRNIVAEFGEERIVARAWPALENRIAIAELTY; encoded by the coding sequence ATGAAGCTGTCGCGACGGACGATCCTGCTGGGGACGGGCAGCTTGCCTTTCGCGGTTGCGAGCTTGCGAACGGGCGCATGGGCCCAAGCCGCACCCAGCGCGGCGCCCGGCGCCGAGGTGCCGCCGATCCTGTTCGTCCACGGCAATGGCGACTATGACGCGCTCTGGATGACCACGATGTGGCGGATGGAATCCAACGGCATTACGCGTGACCGCATGGCGGCAATCAATTTCACCGATCCGCTGGCCCGCAGCGACGACAAGGTCGAGCAGGCAAACCGATCCTCGACCGAGGACCAACGCCGGGAGCTCACGGCTGCCATCGTCGAGCTGAAGCGCCGTACCGGGGCGTCTCGTGTAGCGCTGGTCGGCAGCTCGCGCGGCGGCAATGCGATCCGCAACGTCATCAAGAATGGCGGTGCCGGCGATGTCAGCCACGCCGTCCTGTGCGGCACGCCCAATCACGGCCTGTTCGCGACCGACGACCAGCCCAACAACGAGTTCAACGGCCGCGGCCCGTTCCTGCGCGGCCTGAACGAGGGCGAGAGCGAGGTGACGCCGGGCGTTGCCTTTCTCACGCTGCGCAGCGACGGCATGGACAAATACGCCCAGGCTGACGGCCGCTTCATCGGCAAGCCCGGCACGCCGACCGGCGTCACCAATGAAGGGCCGGAGCTGAAAGGCGCGACCAATCTCGTGCTCGGTGCGCTCGACCACCGGGAGGTGGCGTTCCACCCGCGCGCCTTCCGCGAAATCTACAAATTCATCGCGGGGCGCGAGCCCGCGCGCATCGCGATTTCGCCGGAGCCAAGCGTCCGCCTGAGCGGCCTCGTCACCGGCACGCCGGGCGGCGTGTCGACCAACCGTCCGGTCGCAGGTGCAACCGTCGATATCTTCCGCGTTGACCCTGATACCGGTGAGCGCAAGGGCAGTGCGCTGCACAGCGCAACGACCGGCGCCGACGGTCGCTGGGGTCCCGCGCAGGTCGACCAGTCCTGGCCGCTGGAATTCGTCCTGACCTCGCCGGGTGCGCCGATCACACACATCTATCGCTCGCCGTTCCCGCGCTCGTCCGACGTCGTGCATTTGCGCGCAGCACGGCCGCTCGGGCCAGCCGACAAGGACGCCGGAGCGGTCGTGATCATGTCGCGGCCGAGGGGCTATTTTGGCTTGCCGCGAGACGTGGTGCTGTTCGACGGCAAGGAGCCGGCAGACGTCAAGCCGGGCGTGCCGACGGATTCGGCCGCAACCCTGCGGCTACCCGCTAGCGAGGTTGGGCGTAACATTGTGGCCGAGTTCGGCGAAGAACGAATTGTGGCACGCGCCTGGCCCGCCCTCGAGAACAGGATTGCGATTGCCGAGCTGACTTACTAG
- a CDS encoding adenylate/guanylate cyclase domain-containing protein, producing MSDIQAQFSVLKQTADEKVVDAIARLIEDGEDHELNRVNVLDFSREHGLDEEHAISAFLHAARLGLFDLGWNVLCPGCGGVLGAHSTLKALKPDEYHCALCACGYKTSVDDQVEVSFTVNSRVRRIAAHDPDTLPVWEYFKQMFWSSGVDFNKESFAALANEVTLDTMELPAGEKATMSLQLPSDFVIIFEPVTHAAHFIDVQGEPTKDRQQLAIMYNKVQAPTGTTTMRPGPLRLSLENQAGVRVLPSVFIAADALHHLIGKRKPFLTAKRMLSNQTFRDVFKADNLSLDQRLQITSLTFLFTDLKGSTALYERVGDLAAFDLVRAHFHALLEIISSEKGAVVKTIGDAVMATFIRPEHAIVAGLRMRAAMDELNKQRGTDDLIVKIGIHEGPCLAVMLNERQDYFGQTVNIAARVQSLSTAQEIHITGPVLDAPAVAEVLEQRAIKPIQKQAALRGIADKMVVYEIP from the coding sequence ATGAGCGACATCCAGGCCCAGTTTTCCGTTCTGAAGCAGACCGCCGACGAGAAGGTGGTCGATGCCATTGCGCGTCTCATCGAGGATGGCGAGGATCACGAGCTCAACCGCGTCAACGTTCTCGATTTTTCCAGGGAGCATGGCCTCGATGAAGAGCATGCGATCTCTGCCTTCCTGCATGCGGCGCGGCTCGGCCTGTTCGATCTCGGGTGGAACGTGTTATGCCCGGGCTGCGGCGGCGTGCTGGGGGCGCATTCGACCCTGAAGGCGCTCAAGCCGGATGAGTATCACTGTGCGCTCTGCGCCTGCGGCTACAAGACCTCGGTCGACGATCAGGTCGAGGTCTCCTTCACCGTCAATTCACGTGTCCGGCGCATCGCAGCGCACGACCCCGATACGCTTCCAGTCTGGGAGTATTTCAAGCAAATGTTCTGGAGTTCCGGCGTCGACTTCAACAAGGAATCGTTCGCGGCGCTCGCCAATGAAGTAACGCTGGACACGATGGAGCTGCCGGCCGGTGAGAAGGCGACCATGTCGCTGCAACTGCCGAGTGACTTCGTCATCATCTTCGAGCCGGTGACGCACGCCGCCCATTTCATCGACGTCCAGGGCGAGCCGACCAAGGACCGTCAGCAGCTCGCCATCATGTACAACAAGGTGCAGGCCCCGACGGGTACCACGACCATGCGGCCCGGTCCGCTGCGGCTGTCGCTGGAGAACCAGGCCGGCGTGCGCGTGCTGCCTTCGGTGTTCATCGCGGCCGACGCGCTTCATCATCTCATCGGCAAGCGCAAGCCGTTTCTCACCGCCAAGCGGATGCTGTCGAACCAGACCTTTCGCGATGTGTTCAAGGCGGACAATCTCAGTCTCGACCAGCGGCTCCAGATCACCTCGCTGACCTTCCTGTTCACCGACCTGAAGGGATCGACCGCGCTGTACGAGCGCGTCGGCGATCTCGCCGCCTTCGATCTGGTGCGCGCGCATTTCCATGCGCTGCTCGAGATCATCTCATCCGAGAAGGGCGCCGTGGTGAAAACGATCGGCGATGCCGTGATGGCGACCTTTATCCGTCCCGAACATGCCATCGTCGCAGGCCTGCGGATGCGCGCGGCGATGGACGAGCTCAACAAGCAGCGTGGCACCGACGATCTCATCGTCAAGATCGGCATCCACGAAGGCCCCTGCCTCGCGGTCATGCTCAACGAGCGGCAGGACTATTTCGGCCAGACGGTCAACATCGCCGCCCGTGTGCAAAGCCTGTCGACCGCGCAGGAAATTCACATCACCGGCCCGGTGCTCGATGCGCCCGCGGTCGCCGAGGTGCTGGAGCAGCGTGCGATCAAGCCGATCCAGAAACAGGCGGCGCTGCGCGGCATCGCCGACAAGATGGTGGTGTACGAGATTCCGTGA
- a CDS encoding cytochrome P450: MNIASVRRPIIPPAPPRAPDDMSFFGRLAVIRQNMIATWGQRAYEEDVVQGRFFFRNSFILNQPDAIRHVLLTNYENYTRTPAGIRMLRPVLGDGLLIAEGHSWTFQRRTLAPAFTPRATANLVPHMTAVLDETIAKLDARSGEEVDLREIMQRMTLEIAGRTMFSFGMDQHGATLRNFIMEYAARLGRPYLLDMVLPVSWPSPMDFARARFRKRWTEFVAMLIAERRAAGKKEGAPPRDLFDLMDEARDPETGKGFSDEQLVDEVATMILAGHETTATALFWALYLLALDPDTQEEVASEARGEHLDSIADIDRQKFTRAVIEETMRLYPPAFLVARAAREKDNAAGVEIGKGDIIMIAPWLLHRHEKLWDQPNAFIPKRFMSTEAPDRFAYLPFGAGPRVCIGAPFAQAESVLALARLIGAFRVELADTTKPVIPLGVVTTQPDHSPMFRITRR; this comes from the coding sequence ATGAACATCGCCAGCGTGCGTCGGCCCATCATCCCTCCGGCTCCCCCGCGTGCGCCCGACGACATGTCATTTTTTGGTCGTCTCGCGGTGATCCGCCAGAACATGATCGCAACCTGGGGACAGCGCGCCTATGAGGAAGACGTCGTCCAGGGCCGCTTCTTCTTCCGCAACAGCTTCATCCTCAACCAGCCGGACGCGATCCGGCACGTCCTGCTCACCAATTACGAGAATTATACGCGCACGCCGGCGGGAATCCGCATGCTGCGTCCCGTGCTCGGGGACGGTCTTCTGATCGCGGAAGGTCACTCCTGGACGTTTCAGCGCCGCACCCTTGCGCCGGCCTTCACGCCGCGCGCCACCGCCAATCTCGTTCCGCACATGACGGCGGTGCTCGACGAGACCATCGCAAAACTGGATGCGCGCTCGGGTGAAGAGGTCGATCTGCGCGAGATCATGCAGCGCATGACACTGGAGATCGCCGGGCGCACGATGTTTTCGTTCGGCATGGACCAGCATGGCGCGACCCTGCGCAATTTCATCATGGAATATGCCGCGCGGTTGGGACGCCCGTATCTCCTCGACATGGTGCTGCCGGTGTCATGGCCGAGCCCGATGGATTTTGCACGGGCGCGCTTCCGCAAACGCTGGACCGAGTTCGTGGCCATGCTGATCGCCGAACGGCGAGCGGCCGGCAAGAAGGAGGGCGCACCGCCGCGCGATCTGTTCGATCTCATGGACGAGGCGCGTGATCCGGAAACGGGCAAGGGCTTCTCCGACGAACAGCTCGTCGACGAGGTCGCGACCATGATCCTCGCCGGTCACGAGACCACGGCGACGGCGCTGTTCTGGGCGCTCTATCTGCTCGCGCTCGACCCTGATACGCAGGAGGAGGTGGCATCGGAGGCGCGCGGCGAACATCTCGACAGCATCGCCGACATCGACCGCCAGAAGTTCACCCGCGCCGTGATCGAGGAGACGATGCGGCTCTATCCGCCGGCCTTCCTCGTGGCACGCGCCGCACGCGAGAAGGATAATGCGGCCGGCGTCGAGATCGGCAAGGGCGACATCATCATGATCGCGCCCTGGCTGCTGCACCGGCACGAGAAGCTGTGGGATCAGCCGAATGCGTTCATTCCCAAGCGCTTCATGTCGACGGAGGCGCCCGATCGTTTCGCCTATCTGCCGTTCGGCGCGGGTCCTCGCGTCTGCATCGGCGCGCCGTTCGCGCAAGCCGAATCCGTGTTGGCGCTGGCCCGGCTGATCGGCGCATTCCGTGTCGAGCTCGCCGATACGACGAAACCCGTGATCCCGCTCGGTGTCGTCACGACCCAGCCGGACCACTCACCCATGTTCCGCATCACGCGTCGGTGA
- a CDS encoding DUF167 domain-containing protein — MVAKEASREPWRYSAAGISIALRVTPRGGRDDIDGIEQLADGRSVLKVRVRAIADGGEANKAVLVLLAKSLGVPKASVRLLSGATSRLKQIAVGGDPARLGEALRQLVRAKSADAKSTD, encoded by the coding sequence TTGGTCGCGAAAGAGGCCTCTAGGGAACCCTGGCGCTACTCGGCCGCAGGAATCAGCATTGCGCTGCGGGTGACGCCGCGCGGCGGCCGCGACGACATCGACGGGATCGAGCAACTGGCCGATGGCCGCAGCGTGCTCAAGGTGCGGGTGCGAGCGATCGCCGATGGCGGCGAGGCCAACAAGGCCGTTTTGGTGCTGCTGGCGAAATCGCTTGGTGTCCCCAAGGCCAGCGTGAGGCTCCTGTCCGGAGCCACCTCGCGGCTGAAGCAGATCGCGGTCGGCGGCGATCCGGCACGGCTGGGCGAAGCCCTGCGCCAGCTCGTCCGAGCCAAATCTGCAGACGCCAAATCGACAGACTGA
- a CDS encoding glutamine amidotransferase yields MSFRTDRFGSAEVVPFPRRTPGAPASDSASGLPVLIVLHQECSTPGRVGNALRALGHRLDIRRPRFGDPLPDTLDQHAGAVVFGGPMSANDSDDYVRREIDWIEIPLREQRPFLGICLGAQMLAMQLGARVAPHADALTQIGYYPIRPTAAGHALCPAWPAQVYHWHREGFELPVGAELLAEGDDFPVQAFRAGNAFGVQFHPDVTYAMMHRWTTRGYDGFSAPGARQRHHHFADRAVYDAAERAWLDHFINGWLARRPVLAQAAE; encoded by the coding sequence ATGTCGTTCCGGACGGACAGGTTTGGCAGTGCAGAGGTGGTGCCCTTCCCGCGAAGGACGCCCGGCGCGCCTGCCTCTGATTCGGCAAGCGGCCTGCCGGTTCTCATTGTCCTGCACCAGGAATGCTCGACCCCCGGCCGCGTCGGCAATGCCTTGCGCGCGCTCGGCCATCGCCTCGACATCCGCCGTCCGCGCTTCGGCGATCCCCTGCCCGACACGCTCGATCAGCATGCCGGCGCCGTGGTCTTTGGCGGTCCAATGAGCGCCAATGATTCCGATGACTATGTTCGCCGCGAGATCGACTGGATCGAAATTCCGCTGCGCGAGCAGCGGCCGTTCCTCGGCATCTGCCTTGGGGCCCAGATGCTCGCGATGCAGCTCGGTGCGCGTGTCGCGCCGCATGCCGATGCGCTGACCCAGATCGGTTATTACCCGATCCGTCCGACCGCAGCGGGCCACGCGCTCTGCCCGGCCTGGCCGGCTCAGGTCTATCACTGGCATCGCGAGGGATTCGAGCTGCCCGTCGGCGCCGAGCTGCTCGCAGAAGGTGACGATTTTCCAGTGCAGGCATTCCGTGCCGGCAATGCTTTCGGCGTGCAATTTCATCCAGACGTGACCTACGCGATGATGCATCGCTGGACCACGCGAGGCTATGACGGCTTCAGCGCGCCCGGTGCGCGGCAGCGACACCATCATTTCGCAGATCGTGCCGTGTACGATGCCGCGGAACGCGCCTGGCTCGATCACTTCATCAACGGCTGGCTGGCGCGCCGGCCCGTGCTGGCGCAAGCCGCCGAGTGA
- a CDS encoding tellurite resistance TerB family protein, with protein MLDGLRQFITDIVAPHDQNRTFGDSDYRLAATALLVHVVSLDGQPTAAEQRKLHSLIESHFGLDHGTADRLIADATQVEGEAVDLYHFTSVIMRSLDEEGRKRIVRMMWELVYADGQVTEFEDNVVWRASDLLGIAQRDRIELKHAVADRAGGQLKDSAVSG; from the coding sequence ATGCTCGACGGCCTGCGCCAATTCATCACCGACATTGTCGCCCCTCATGACCAGAACCGGACGTTCGGCGACAGCGATTATCGGTTGGCCGCGACCGCGCTGCTGGTCCACGTGGTCTCGCTGGACGGCCAGCCGACAGCGGCTGAGCAGCGCAAGCTGCACAGCCTGATCGAGAGCCACTTTGGGCTCGATCACGGCACTGCGGATCGCCTGATCGCGGATGCCACCCAGGTCGAGGGCGAGGCGGTGGATCTCTATCACTTCACCAGTGTCATCATGCGTTCGCTCGACGAAGAGGGGCGCAAGCGCATCGTCCGGATGATGTGGGAGCTGGTCTATGCCGACGGCCAGGTCACCGAATTCGAAGACAATGTCGTCTGGCGGGCCTCCGACTTGCTCGGGATTGCCCAGCGCGACCGGATCGAGCTGAAGCACGCTGTTGCGGACCGTGCCGGCGGCCAGCTGAAGGACAGCGCCGTCAGTGGCTGA
- a CDS encoding MFS transporter: MTEQPNRQKMAADGITAPLRYTVFRRIWLASLLSNLGLLIQGVGAAWAMTQMAASADKVALVQTALMLPIMLISMPAGAIADMYDRRIVSVISLSIALIGATVLTVLAGLNLITPELLLAFCFVVGSGNALFGPAWQSSVSEQVPPDALPSAVALNGISYNIARSFGPAVGGVIVAALGAVAAFACNAILYLPLLAVLLLWRRSTEPSRLPREKLNRAMVSGFRYITNSPPIKIVLLRTLVMGLIGGAIMALMPLVARDLLHGGAQTYGIMLGAFGMGAVIGALNIHELRKRMSGEAAIRACTISMAFAMAALALSTEPVLTATALVLAGAVWMAAIALFNIGVQLSAPRWVAGRSLAAFQASISGGIAIGAWGWGHLTDSAGVEVALLTAAGLMLISPLLGIWLTMPRVGARNEDADVLADPEVKLSLTGRSGPLVVEIEYRVAQENARAFHNVMQDVQLSRQRNGAYGWSIARDIADPELWTERYHCPTWFDYLRQRNRSTQSERALHQEAIAFHVGPEPVRIRRMLERPFGSVRWKEETPDRASEEVLPVVATAAGSST, translated from the coding sequence ATGACCGAGCAGCCGAACCGCCAGAAAATGGCCGCCGACGGCATCACCGCGCCGCTGCGGTACACCGTATTCCGGCGCATCTGGCTCGCCAGCCTGCTCTCCAATCTCGGCCTCCTGATCCAGGGCGTCGGCGCGGCCTGGGCGATGACACAGATGGCGGCCTCGGCGGACAAGGTGGCGCTGGTGCAGACCGCCTTGATGCTGCCGATCATGCTGATCTCGATGCCGGCCGGCGCCATCGCCGACATGTATGACCGCCGCATCGTCAGCGTGATTTCGTTGTCGATCGCACTGATCGGCGCGACGGTGCTGACCGTGCTGGCCGGGCTCAATCTCATCACGCCGGAATTGCTGCTTGCGTTCTGCTTCGTGGTGGGCAGCGGCAACGCGCTGTTCGGTCCGGCGTGGCAGTCCTCGGTCAGCGAGCAGGTGCCGCCCGATGCGCTGCCTTCGGCGGTCGCGCTGAACGGCATCAGCTACAACATCGCGCGCAGCTTCGGTCCCGCGGTCGGCGGCGTCATCGTCGCCGCGCTCGGCGCGGTGGCCGCGTTTGCCTGCAACGCGATCCTCTATCTGCCGCTGCTGGCGGTGCTGCTGCTCTGGCGGCGCAGCACCGAGCCCTCCCGCCTGCCGCGGGAAAAACTCAACCGCGCCATGGTCTCCGGCTTCCGCTACATCACCAATTCGCCGCCGATCAAGATCGTGCTGTTGCGCACGCTGGTGATGGGCCTGATCGGCGGCGCCATCATGGCTCTGATGCCGCTGGTCGCGCGCGACCTATTGCATGGCGGCGCGCAGACCTACGGCATCATGCTGGGCGCCTTTGGCATGGGCGCCGTGATCGGCGCGCTCAACATCCACGAATTGCGCAAGCGCATGAGCGGCGAGGCCGCCATCCGCGCCTGCACCATCTCGATGGCATTCGCGATGGCCGCGCTCGCCCTGAGCACGGAGCCGGTGCTGACCGCGACCGCGCTGGTGCTGGCAGGCGCGGTGTGGATGGCCGCCATCGCGCTGTTCAATATCGGCGTGCAGCTCTCGGCGCCGCGCTGGGTCGCCGGCCGCTCGCTCGCGGCGTTCCAGGCCTCGATTTCCGGCGGCATCGCGATCGGCGCCTGGGGCTGGGGCCATCTCACCGACTCTGCCGGTGTCGAGGTCGCGCTGCTGACCGCCGCCGGCCTGATGCTGATCTCGCCGCTGCTCGGGATCTGGCTGACGATGCCGCGCGTCGGTGCCCGCAACGAGGATGCCGATGTGCTGGCCGATCCCGAGGTGAAGCTGTCCCTGACGGGGCGCAGCGGACCTCTGGTGGTCGAAATCGAATACCGCGTCGCGCAGGAGAACGCGCGCGCGTTCCACAACGTGATGCAGGACGTGCAGCTCTCCCGGCAGCGCAACGGCGCCTATGGCTGGTCGATCGCTCGCGACATCGCCGATCCTGAATTGTGGACCGAGCGCTATCACTGCCCGACCTGGTTCGATTACTTACGCCAGCGCAACCGCTCGACCCAGTCCGAACGCGCGCTGCACCAGGAGGCGATCGCCTTCCACGTCGGCCCTGAGCCGGTGCGCATCCGCCGCATGCTGGAGCGTCCGTTCGGCTCGGTGCGCTGGAAGGAAGAGACGCCGGATCGTGCGAGCGAAGAGGTGCTGCCAGTGGTCGCGACCGCGGCGGGAAGCAGCACGTAG
- a CDS encoding SDR family NAD(P)-dependent oxidoreductase — translation MTERVTLITGASAGIGTELARVFAANGHRLALTARRADRLEALANELAAKGGKKPIVIACDLEDKDAGETIAAALAAEGVELDHLVNNAGFGVFGDAIERDRNEQVRIVDVNVRALTDLSLRFADQLIKNKGGLLNVGSVAGFLPGPGMAVYYASKAYVISFTEALRAELAPRGVRVTVLCPGPVPTEFQARAGVGSGHDTALLNVSAADVARDAYRGLMANKRAVLPGLGIKIVPFALRFFPRGFILAATSRFQRQRH, via the coding sequence GTGACAGAGCGGGTAACGTTGATCACCGGTGCCTCGGCGGGCATAGGCACGGAGCTGGCGCGCGTATTTGCCGCCAACGGACATCGCCTGGCATTGACGGCGCGGCGCGCGGACCGACTTGAGGCGCTCGCGAACGAGCTCGCCGCCAAGGGCGGCAAGAAGCCGATCGTGATCGCATGCGATCTCGAGGACAAGGACGCCGGCGAAACGATCGCAGCAGCGCTCGCCGCCGAAGGCGTCGAGCTCGATCACCTCGTCAACAATGCCGGCTTCGGCGTGTTCGGCGATGCCATCGAGCGCGATCGCAACGAGCAGGTCAGGATTGTCGATGTCAACGTGCGGGCCCTGACGGACCTGTCGCTGCGCTTTGCCGATCAGCTCATCAAGAACAAGGGCGGTCTTCTCAATGTCGGCTCGGTCGCAGGTTTCCTGCCCGGCCCCGGCATGGCCGTCTATTATGCGTCCAAGGCCTACGTGATTTCCTTCACCGAAGCGTTGCGGGCGGAGCTCGCGCCGCGCGGTGTTCGCGTCACCGTCCTTTGCCCGGGTCCCGTGCCCACCGAATTCCAGGCGCGCGCCGGGGTCGGCTCCGGACATGATACGGCTCTTCTCAATGTTTCTGCCGCCGATGTCGCCCGGGACGCCTATCGCGGGCTGATGGCCAATAAAAGAGCAGTGCTGCCTGGTCTGGGCATCAAGATTGTGCCATTTGCGCTGCGCTTTTTCCCGCGCGGCTTCATCCTGGCCGCCACCAGTCGGTTCCAGAGGCAGAGGCACTAA
- a CDS encoding enoyl-CoA hydratase codes for MAYEHILYEVSDKIATITLNRPDRMNAWTPTMERDVRHAMEASSADDNVRVIILTGAGRAFCAGADMDALKGLDPDDVRRASNLPPFDMNRRPDWQTRYGFYPSIGKPVIAMLNGATAGIGLVHALYCDLRFAADNTVFTTAFARRGLIAEHGISWMLPRIVGHANAMDLLLSARRVSSEEALRIGLVNRLCSPEKLREETYAYARDLADFVSPSAMAVIKRQLYEVPFQTLAEATIEANREMMVALGGSDFREGVASFMEKRPPRFTGR; via the coding sequence GTGGCCTACGAACACATTCTCTACGAGGTGAGCGACAAGATCGCGACCATCACGCTCAATCGTCCTGACCGCATGAATGCGTGGACGCCGACCATGGAGCGCGACGTGCGTCATGCGATGGAAGCATCAAGCGCCGACGACAATGTCCGCGTCATCATCCTCACCGGCGCGGGCCGCGCCTTCTGCGCCGGCGCCGACATGGATGCGCTCAAGGGGCTCGACCCCGATGACGTCAGGCGTGCCTCGAACCTGCCGCCGTTCGACATGAATCGCCGGCCGGACTGGCAGACGCGCTACGGCTTCTACCCGTCGATCGGAAAGCCTGTGATCGCCATGCTCAACGGCGCCACCGCCGGCATAGGCCTCGTGCATGCGCTCTATTGCGACCTTCGCTTTGCCGCCGACAACACCGTGTTCACGACAGCCTTCGCGCGGCGCGGCCTGATTGCCGAGCACGGCATCAGCTGGATGCTGCCGCGCATCGTCGGTCATGCCAATGCGATGGATCTGCTGCTCTCGGCGCGGCGGGTGTCGAGCGAGGAAGCGCTGCGGATCGGGCTGGTCAACCGCCTCTGCTCGCCTGAAAAGCTCCGCGAGGAGACCTATGCCTATGCGCGCGATCTCGCCGATTTCGTCTCACCGAGTGCGATGGCCGTGATCAAGCGCCAGCTCTACGAGGTGCCGTTCCAGACGCTGGCCGAGGCGACGATCGAGGCCAACCGGGAGATGATGGTGGCATTGGGCGGTAGCGATTTTCGGGAAGGCGTGGCGAGCTTTATGGAGAAGAGGCCGCCGCGGTTTACGGGGAGGTAG
- the folD gene encoding bifunctional methylenetetrahydrofolate dehydrogenase/methenyltetrahydrofolate cyclohydrolase FolD, producing the protein MTAKIIDGKVIAAELRARVTEEVARVKREHNLVPGLAVVLVGSDPASEVYVRSKHTQTQAAGMASFEHKLPADVAQADLLALVAKLNRDPAVHGILVQLPLPKGLNTEAVINAIDPAKDVDGLHPNNAGRLAGGFEALSPCTPLGCIILTKSVHASLEGMNAIVIGRSNLVGRPLVQLLLNENATVTIAHSRSRDLPGLVKKADLVYAAVGRPEMVRGDWLKPGATVIDVGINRIPKDDGKTRLVGDVAYQETLEVAGAITPVPGGVGQMTVACLLVNTLRAACAIAGLPKPAV; encoded by the coding sequence ATGACCGCCAAAATCATCGACGGAAAAGTCATCGCCGCGGAGCTTCGGGCCCGCGTCACCGAGGAGGTTGCCCGGGTCAAGCGGGAGCACAATCTGGTGCCGGGGCTGGCGGTCGTCCTGGTCGGCAGCGACCCCGCCAGCGAGGTTTATGTTCGTTCCAAGCACACCCAGACCCAGGCCGCCGGCATGGCCTCGTTCGAGCACAAGCTACCGGCCGACGTTGCGCAGGCGGACCTTCTGGCGCTCGTCGCAAAGCTCAATCGTGATCCGGCCGTGCACGGCATTCTGGTGCAGCTGCCGCTGCCGAAGGGGTTGAACACGGAGGCCGTCATCAACGCTATCGACCCCGCCAAGGACGTCGACGGGCTGCATCCGAACAATGCCGGCCGGCTCGCCGGCGGCTTCGAGGCGCTGTCGCCCTGCACGCCCCTCGGCTGCATCATCCTGACCAAGAGCGTGCACGCCTCCCTGGAGGGCATGAACGCCATCGTCATCGGCCGCTCCAACCTGGTCGGTCGCCCGCTGGTGCAATTGCTGTTGAACGAGAACGCCACGGTGACGATCGCGCATTCGCGCTCGCGCGACTTGCCTGGGCTCGTGAAGAAGGCCGATCTCGTTTATGCCGCGGTCGGAAGGCCCGAGATGGTGCGCGGCGATTGGCTGAAGCCGGGCGCGACTGTGATCGATGTCGGCATCAACCGGATTCCGAAAGATGATGGCAAGACGCGCCTCGTCGGCGACGTCGCCTATCAGGAAACGCTTGAGGTTGCAGGCGCCATCACGCCGGTGCCGGGCGGCGTCGGTCAGATGACGGTGGCGTGCCTGCTGGTGAACACCCTGCGCGCGGCCTGCGCGATCGCCGGGCTGCCGAAGCCGGCGGTGTAG
- a CDS encoding cysteine rich repeat-containing protein, translating into MTRFLFIIPLLLCASVAAAQQQPGHDACARDVSRFCRAVMNNGDGAVLACLKQNRTKLSKGCDKMLTEHGQ; encoded by the coding sequence ATGACCAGATTCCTTTTCATCATTCCTTTGCTCCTGTGCGCCTCAGTCGCAGCAGCGCAGCAGCAGCCCGGCCACGATGCCTGCGCGCGCGATGTCAGCCGCTTCTGCCGCGCCGTGATGAACAATGGCGACGGGGCCGTGCTCGCCTGCCTGAAGCAGAACCGCACGAAGCTGAGCAAAGGCTGCGACAAGATGCTGACCGAGCACGGGCAGTAA
- a CDS encoding YggT family protein, protein MRAVLDIVIIVLDLYVWLLIASAILSWLIAFNVVNTRNQFVSAVAEFLYRITEPVLAPIRNFLPSLGGLDISPIILILLIMFIERVILYYIYPNVV, encoded by the coding sequence ATGCGTGCCGTTCTCGACATCGTCATCATCGTGCTCGACCTCTACGTCTGGCTGCTGATCGCCTCCGCGATCCTGTCCTGGCTGATCGCCTTCAACGTTGTGAACACCCGCAACCAGTTCGTGTCAGCAGTGGCAGAGTTCCTGTACCGGATCACCGAGCCGGTGCTGGCGCCGATTCGCAATTTCCTGCCCAGCCTCGGCGGCCTCGACATCTCGCCGATCATCCTGATCCTGCTCATCATGTTCATCGAGCGGGTGATCCTGTACTACATCTACCCGAACGTGGTCTGA